The window ACCAGGACGACCAGGATCTTAGCCAGATCGACCGCACCATTCCCGTCACCATCGCCGACCAGTTGCGACGAGAGATCCTGAACGGCGATCTGCCCCCCGGCACGACGATCAAGGAACGCGACAACGCCGACAGGTTGGGCATCAGCCGAACGCCGCTGCGTGAAGCCGTTCGTATCCTGGCAAAAGAGGGGCTGGTGACATTGCGTCCGCTGCGCAGTCCGATCGTCGCGGCACCCACGATGGACGAGGTGCGCGACGAGATTGCCGTCATGCGGATGCTGGAACTGATGTCGGGTGAACTGGCATGTCGCAACGCCACTGACGCGGAAATCAGCCATATCCGGGATATGGCCCAGCAGGTCGAGCAACTATATTTCAGCGCGGACAAGGTCGATGTCTTTGGTCTGGATATGGCGATGCATTCGGCCATCGTTGCTGCCAGCCATAACGCGGCGCTGGCCCGGACCCACAGCGAATACCTGCGCCGGCTTTGGCGGATCCGATTTATGTCGGCGCGGCGGCGGGATGATGCGAACCGGACGCTTGGCGATCATGCTGGCATTATCGATGCGTTGTCGCGGCGCGACGAGGCCGATATTCGACGTCATCTGGACAATCACATGAACGGTATGCTCGGCAATATCGAGGCGCATTTCCGCGCGGCGACCCTGCCCGACTGACACGGCGCGAGGGTCAGACGGGCTTTTGCAGATCATCCTCGGCATCCACGGGCGACAGACCTAGCGCCTCCATCCCGGCCTCGAGAAGATCACCCAGACGGGGCTCCCCCATCAGGTAATCTTCGGTGGGCGTGGTTTTTTCTTCGCGCGCCGTGGCGATGGCCTCGGCCCGATCATCGGCGTCAAAGCTGTCGCGACCGATCCACATCACGGCGACAAGGCTGGCCTGTTCGTCCTCATTCAGACCTTCGATGAACTCATGCAGTTCGGTCCTTGCGCCATATTGCCGGCGCTGACCGCTACCGACCCAGGCATCGATATTGCTGTCATATTCGCGGGCGCGGATGATGACATAGGCGATCTTGTCGGACGTGATTTCCAGCATGGCGGCCTCTGAGGTTCGACCCCATGATGCCGTCAATCCTTGCGCCCGAACAAGCGCTCGATATCCGACAGTGGCAATTTGACCCATGTGGGGCGGCCGTGGTTGCACTGGCCGGATTTCGGCGTGCGTTCCATTTCGCGCAGCAGGGCGTTCATTTCCTCGGCGGTCATGCGGCGACCGGACCGGACAGAACCATGACACGCCATCGACGACAGCACCGCGTCGATCCTTGCGCGCAGGCGGTCCGATGTACCCTGATCGGCCAGATCGTCCAGAATGTCGCGGATCAGCGCGGCGGCATTCAGTTTGGTCAG is drawn from Paracoccus tegillarcae and contains these coding sequences:
- a CDS encoding GntR family transcriptional regulator, with product MSADDQDDQDLSQIDRTIPVTIADQLRREILNGDLPPGTTIKERDNADRLGISRTPLREAVRILAKEGLVTLRPLRSPIVAAPTMDEVRDEIAVMRMLELMSGELACRNATDAEISHIRDMAQQVEQLYFSADKVDVFGLDMAMHSAIVAASHNAALARTHSEYLRRLWRIRFMSARRRDDANRTLGDHAGIIDALSRRDEADIRRHLDNHMNGMLGNIEAHFRAATLPD
- a CDS encoding DUF3775 domain-containing protein, with the translated sequence MLEITSDKIAYVIIRAREYDSNIDAWVGSGQRRQYGARTELHEFIEGLNEDEQASLVAVMWIGRDSFDADDRAEAIATAREEKTTPTEDYLMGEPRLGDLLEAGMEALGLSPVDAEDDLQKPV